GAACATCATTTTTCAAGAACCAATTTTAAGTTTACTCTattagaaaagagaaaaattaatgtaGTTATGAGCACGATTTCGTATTTTTAATATggtgatttaaaaaattaaattattattgtattaCACATTTATATTTAGCCCATAGGCCAAGGCCCAAGTAAAATATAATCctagaaaatagaaaagacCTAAAAAATTTGTCTTGCTTTTGAAGACAACTGCACTCAGGAGGACCTTGCCCTCCCCCAAGACCCaattttcactaaaaaaaacttgtttttttaaggacataaaagaaaattttgtgtCCTTAAACTAAGGATAAATTATTTGGTTGACACTTCCATTTGAGTCCTCTATATTTAGTTGGGACAATAACAATAAGGATGTTTTTTTAAAGGTTGAAAgtatatttagaaacataaattagtgtccttaattgcattaaaaatatctttaatgattttttctattgtattttttttttcctatcaCTATAATATGttataacattttattatatttttatatttattatttgcatgttaatatttttatcccTCTTACTCTAATTTTCTAGCTCCATCCTTACCctaatttattagttaaagAAAAAGAGTCTAACCAAGTGAGTTGTTTTTCATCGTCAAAGATGCTCTTTACATgttccaaaatcaaatttggtcTTTAGACGAAATAATGCTCAGATGTTAGTCCTGGTTTTCCAAATAGTGACGAATCAAATTCAACACACATCGGCCCAATGCTTAGAAATCAAGTCAAACTTTAAACGAGAtgatactaaaaaaaattaaaagtgatcTGTTAAGCTTCGAAAAGTTGGTGCTTAAAATTCAGATATAATATATCTGAGTTCTAAATAAGCTAATGCTATGAGCTATGACATTatgcaaatattttcatatccaTCATTCTAAAAAATCGTATCGAATTCATCTTTTTAAATACCGCTACTTACAATAATTTCCATCGCATCATATCCATCATTCTAAAAATCGTATCgaattcatcttttttatataCCGTTACTTTCAATAATTTCCATCTCATCCGacattaaatttgtatagattttcaCTTAATCTTTTTATCACCAATTTTGTATGGAATTTGAAAACATATTTGAGAGagatttaatttgtattatcccaaccaaaaattaatatatactccctccgtcccacaaagtttgtagccattttaccattttcgtCTGTGccacaaagtttgtctcaATTGGAATCTTTCCAAAATAGACATTAAATACATCTCTCAATCTCCTCAATGTGGGATCCTTATTCCACTACACActtcaatttaatacaaagtcaaataatttcttaaaattcgtggcgagtcaaactaaaacaaactttgtggaacgaagggagtaactACTTAAATTGGTTAACATTATATTAGTAACTTGAACTGTGCCAAGAATTTAAATggaacaaacaaaattaatcaaaaaatatttgtatacaAATGGTTTAACCTGATATgatcataaatataatgtaaaaaGATAGTAATAAAACGTCTACGGAAAATAGTTAGTCCAAATCGCCCTAATCTCCACGGCAAATATGCTCAAATTTGATCATTCTATTGTTTTGCAAATGCAACATGAAAATGAGACATAAAAAAGCTCTAGTAGTATAAATACATGTATCCTTCAAACCTCAAATACACATTAAAACCAACATTCATCACAACAGTAAGAAAAATGGCTCTCTCAATATCAAAACTCTCGATTCTTGCCATCCTATTTTTGGCAACTTGGGGTTCAGCTTCCCGCCAACTTCCAAAACCGTCGATGATGGAGAGGCACGAGCGGTGGATGTTGGAGTACGGACGCACGTACGAGGGCGAGGAAGAAAAGGCGGCCCGCTTCGctatatttaagaaaaatgtggAGTTCATCGAGGCGTTTAATGCAGAGGGAACCCGGCCATACAAGGTCGGGATCAATGCGTTTGCGGACCAGACCAACGAGGAGTTCACAGCCGCTAGGAATGGACTCAGAGTGCCGGAGGTGTGCGAGGCTACTCCCTTTAGGTATGGGAATGCCACTGCTTTGCCATCTACTATGGATTGGCGGAAGGAAGGCGCAGTCACCCCTGTTAAAGATCAAGGCCAATGTGGTAAGTCACACTCACcctcatcaatttatttaggGATATTGGTCTTAAAAATTATTCGGCAAATTCTGGTATTTAccataaactttgaaaatggttTAAAACATATAACAAACCATAAGATTGTGTGTCAATTTTCCACGATAGATCATTCTTCAAACCCAACAAGCATATAGTGTATTGTATGTCATGTTAGGAAGTTAAAACGACGTCGGTTTCATGTATAACATTCAGGGAGCTGCTGGGCATTCTCGGCAGTGGCAGCAACAGAAGGGATCAACCAGATATCAACAAGCAAGCTGATCTCCCTCTCCGAGCAAGAAATCGTCGACTGCGACAGAACAAGCCAGGATCAAGGCTGCGGCGGAGGATACATGGAAGACGCCTTCTCCTTCATCATCAAAAACAAAGGCATCGCCGCAGAGTCCACATACCCCTACACCGGCAGTGACGACACCTGCAACAAGAGTGAGGAGTCCCCCGAGGCCGCCAAGATCTCCTCCTACGAGAAGGTGCCCGCGAACAGCGAGAGCGCCCTGCTCAAGGCTGTCGCCCATCAGCCCGTATCCGTCTCCATCGATGCAAGCGGGATGGCCTTCCAGTTCTACTCTAGCGGTGTGTTTACGGGCGACTGTGGGACTGATCTTGATCATGGGGTCACTGCAGTGGGATATGGGGAAGATCAACATGGGACTAAGTTTTGGTTGGTGAAGAACTCTTGGGGAACAAGCTGGGGAGAAGAAGGGTATATCAGAATGGAGAGGGATGTTGCTGCTAAAGGAGGACTGTGTGGGATTGCTATGGATTCTTCATACCCTGTTGCTTAACTTTAATGTGGGAAAGGAAATCTTATGTTTATAGACACAACCTATGTGTTGTGATTTGTACTTATTTTTACTTTGTGTGAATGAAATTACAGAACAaagatacatatatatattattgggATAAATGATACAACAACAAGCACATTGCACTTATTCCTATAGGAAGAAGACTACTCCTTTGTCTCAGAATTTGATCTCAATAGTCCATCTGTACATTTCCTCTTCTGGCAAGGGAATGGAGAGACTCACCAGCCCCGTGGCAGATTCATAGTCGAAATCAGTCTCAGTGCCGCCCACAGTGCACTTCAATGGCCTCTGAGAAGAGTAGGCGCCAAAGCGGCCGCATCCCCTGACTTTGAGTGTAACGCTGCTGCTATCAGAGATGTTGTCGCACTGCTCCACAGCACCACCACTGTTGAACATGTCGAGTAGGCCGATTGGCGCGAAGGAAATGTCTGCTGTGATCTTCTGCTttttgagaagaaaatggttagtttaactttttatttggGAGCTAACTTGCTACTTGCTAGCCATGTTATAGTTGATCTGCTTTAGGGAGAACTAACCTTGAGAGGGCAGATATGGTAGAGTTCATACTCGAGAACCTTGAGCGTGACAGGGAGGGACGCGCCTTTAGGCAGGCGGACTAACTCGCCAGATCTGTGCGCGTAGGCAATGGCATCACCATTCCAATCTGGTCCAGCAAGTTGGGCAATGTTATTAACGTCTATAGCTTGAACGGAGCCAGTGAGCGTGCCGGGGGAGGCATCATGGATGCGTGTCTTCTTCTCTATCTTGCACCAGCCTGCACCTTGGCAGTTGAAGACGCCAACTACTCCTGAACACTTGTTTGCATTCCAGATTTTGAGCAAGCTGACATGGTACTGGACATTAGTTCTCCCTGAAAACAGAGGacagataaaaaaagaaatttggaCAAGCTCGTGGCTCACAAACCTTGTTCCGTCTCTGGCTGGATCAACAAAGAGGCAGTCGATTGTAGGTCGTCCAGGAAGCCGTGCGCGAAGAACTGACCCGTCAGGAAGAACCAACTTCTTCAAGAGCTCGAAGTTGTGGTTACCGGGCTTGTCACTGTTTCAAAGAACAAGGATGAGATTTCACAGCACCAAATATAAACCAATGTTGAAAAAGATTAAGAGTGGAGGAATAGCAAAATCACCTCACATAAATTGAGCATCCTCCTATAGCTCTAGCTGCAGCATGATAGTCAGCAGCAGGGTGCAGGCTCTGCACCAGCAGGAAAAAGTCAGCACTATTTTACCAAGTAATAAATgtgttgaagaagaaggtgaaagAGAAATACTGACATGAAACATATCCCAATCAGGCTGCATAAATTCTCCTAAGAAAACGGTGTTATAAGCTACTGAAGAAATGTGGATGGTGTGGGAAGCAGGATCACGAGGGTAGTAATCGTCAGAAGCTCTGACCACAGCAGTCTGTCTGGCGCTGTAGATTCCGTCAGTGTTGTGGCACATGCAAGAGATGCATCCGTTATCAGCAAAGTTGCGAGCAATGGAAGCTTCGAGGGCCTGATGGTAGCTACGAGTGAGAGAAACTCTGCCGCCATGGCCAGCTCCAAGAGTCTCAATGATGTTCTGGACATCAACTTTAACTCCATCTACTCCACAGGAAGCCAAATACGCATGAAGCTCATTGTAGAAATTGAACACTTTCTTTGGAGGCACAAGGCCCAATCCATGCACAGCAAGACTATCCATGACAATGTCTGGTTGGTTCCCTGTTACACCAGGAGACTGCACAGGATATGCCAAAGCAGTGTCGTAGTGTTCCATCCCGGGACCTGCAGGCTGCACTCCACCCCAGTAACCCGCTAGAGCATGCCACACGTACACGAATCTGTAGTAGAAATAACAGAAAATTTACATTTAGTCCACAGCTCATAGTTATAACGAAAACTTCCTAGTCCACTAGGAAGCCATAATTATCCTCAAGTCATAACGACATATGTGCAGTAGAAAGATCAAGTTGAAGAACTTACTTGACATTATGCTGTTCCTTGGCATCTTTCACAACATGCTTCAGACCTGAGTCTTGTTCTTCgatctttccattttttttaaacttagcGTTCTCTTTAATTCCTGTTAGTCGGTTCGCAAACCTAAGAATGGAAGCAGTCACATATACGGATTAGGTTAAAACTGAATCTTGTAGTCGAAAAAGTGATGATAATTGCTAACATGGTTTGTTAAGCCAGCTTGAATCTTATCAAATTCCATAACAAACATCCGGTTATATTAACTGACTTTTCAATTGCAAGTTCTATGATATACTGAATGAATCTtatcaaatattgatattatgaACAGCCATAACACCCGACAGAGAACAGCCATGTGATTGTTCTGTGAGAAACTGAATCTGAAATTTAATTGACATGATTGAGTTAGTAGGTGTCTTACTGGGCTCCTTCTTGTACAACACAATTTGGATCATTCTTTGCCTCGTTGCCAATCTGTTGCCAACCATCATCAATGATTAGGAAGCGTGGTGGTGTACCTCCTTTAGACAAGctgcaaaatgaaatatgatttCAGAATGTTATACAGATAACccaactttttatttgttacttttattatttaggtCCAAGAAATTCAGCAACTGTACCTCTTGAGTCCTTCTTCAACACCCTCAGCAGTGACATCAGTATAAAATGCATCCCACGTGCACCATCCAAACCAGTCAAGGAAAGCAGGCAACTTCAAGGAGTCCAAAATGCGTTTATGCAAAATATTAGcataaaattagatattatGTCTTTGGATTGGTCCTTAAATGTTATATATACTCATCAGAACCTTTTCTtacctttttcttctctcGGTGAT
The nucleotide sequence above comes from Salvia hispanica cultivar TCC Black 2014 chromosome 5, UniMelb_Shisp_WGS_1.0, whole genome shotgun sequence. Encoded proteins:
- the LOC125186935 gene encoding senescence-specific cysteine protease SAG39-like, with amino-acid sequence MALSISKLSILAILFLATWGSASRQLPKPSMMERHERWMLEYGRTYEGEEEKAARFAIFKKNVEFIEAFNAEGTRPYKVGINAFADQTNEEFTAARNGLRVPEVCEATPFRYGNATALPSTMDWRKEGAVTPVKDQGQCGSCWAFSAVAATEGINQISTSKLISLSEQEIVDCDRTSQDQGCGGGYMEDAFSFIIKNKGIAAESTYPYTGSDDTCNKSEESPEAAKISSYEKVPANSESALLKAVAHQPVSVSIDASGMAFQFYSSGVFTGDCGTDLDHGVTAVGYGEDQHGTKFWLVKNSWGTSWGEEGYIRMERDVAAKGGLCGIAMDSSYPVA
- the LOC125186934 gene encoding probable galactinol--sucrose galactosyltransferase 2, with translation MTVTPNISVNDGNLVIHGKTIITGVPENIVVTPGSGLGLVAGAFIGATASHSKSLHVFPVGVLEDVRFMCLFRFKLWWMTQRMGTCGKDIPLETQFMLIESKDASEGEDAPTIYTVLLPILEGPFRAALQGNDKSELEICLESGDNAVETDQGLHLVYMHAGLNPFEVIDQAVKAVEKHMQTFHHREKKKLPAFLDWFGWCTWDAFYTDVTAEGVEEGLKSLSKGGTPPRFLIIDDGWQQIGNEAKNDPNCVVQEGAQFANRLTGIKENAKFKKNGKIEEQDSGLKHVVKDAKEQHNVKFVYVWHALAGYWGGVQPAGPGMEHYDTALAYPVQSPGVTGNQPDIVMDSLAVHGLGLVPPKKVFNFYNELHAYLASCGVDGVKVDVQNIIETLGAGHGGRVSLTRSYHQALEASIARNFADNGCISCMCHNTDGIYSARQTAVVRASDDYYPRDPASHTIHISSVAYNTVFLGEFMQPDWDMFHSLHPAADYHAAARAIGGCSIYVSDKPGNHNFELLKKLVLPDGSVLRARLPGRPTIDCLFVDPARDGTSLLKIWNANKCSGVVGVFNCQGAGWCKIEKKTRIHDASPGTLTGSVQAIDVNNIAQLAGPDWNGDAIAYAHRSGELVRLPKGASLPVTLKVLEYELYHICPLKKITADISFAPIGLLDMFNSGGAVEQCDNISDSSSVTLKVRGCGRFGAYSSQRPLKCTVGGTETDFDYESATGLVSLSIPLPEEEMYRWTIEIKF